The following are encoded together in the Parabacteroides chongii genome:
- a CDS encoding SusC/RagA family TonB-linked outer membrane protein yields the protein MENIPFEKIRATLFAHKKSLFITGLCTVLIIGNGQSAFAALPQEKKITLNVRNITVKDAIETIKKQSGYSFFIDTKEVQLHKQISINLTGKSISEVLDIIFSDQPVKYEIKGRHVIVTGKDILVPGENVAKDIRISGVVKDELGEPVSGANVLVKGRTLGTITDMDGRYSLNVPAKSVLVVTFIGYKTKEVPVGKQSVINVTLSEDAELLDEVVVTALGIKREEKALGYSVQKVGGERLAAVKTVDVATALTGKIAGLNVKNSTEFNTTPDLSLRGENPLLVIDGVPYGNMKLQDVASDDIESVDVLKGATASALYGARGSSGAIMVTTKRGSEDGLNISINSNTMFNAGYLKFPEVQSSYSGGQGGKYNPTDFVWGDKLDIGRTALQYDPYTFEWREMPLTSKGKDNLKNFQETGFVTNNNVSVTQKGKYGSFRTSLTHVYNKGQWPNAKLNKITYTAAGNMNYKGFNLDASITYNKRFSPQGTGTGYGGLGYIYNLLVWTGPEWDIRDYKNYWRVKDQEQNWYNDTYYNNPYYIANEIIASSDFDKVNGFVSGSYEITPWLKATLRSGLDVYSTRKEWRNPIGAYGAWDKKGYYELQTPNGYSINTDFMLMADHKFGDFSLDGFVGGNIYFYQDNTHTSTTKNGLLVPGFYSLNASVDPPGTSAGMKKKQTNSLFAKASVAWKSTLFLDVTGRNDWSSSLPSETRSYFYPSVAGSVVLSEFIPMPSFIDFWKVRGSWTMSKADTDVYATNNTYSISTNTWDDMTSASYPSTIRGKSVKPSTSKSYELGTMLTFFGKRLVLDAAYYNKYYYNRIVNATLSASTGFSNTQVNSKEEYVRRGFEIQLSGDIIKSKDWAWSSTFNWALDRQYYAKLDPDFSSKKPWIEEGARTDHVTYADYEYDKDGNMIHEAGYPLLSKYSTHHGFSGPDWIWGWVNTVSYKDITLSFTIDGRVGGVAYSWTNQSLWNTGAHIESDNHWRYDEVVNGKKNYIGQGVKVVSGTVQYDSDGNITFDDRVFAPNDVEVSYEQYVREYHANAYSGRPQNYFKQTFFKLRDLSLTYQMPKSLCEKVRLKGATIGLVGQNLLIWTKEFKYADPDVGGDNLNAPSTRLLGFNIKLDL from the coding sequence ATGGAAAACATTCCTTTTGAGAAAATCAGAGCAACATTATTTGCTCATAAAAAATCATTATTTATCACAGGCTTATGTACTGTACTTATAATAGGTAACGGACAATCTGCTTTCGCGGCACTGCCCCAAGAAAAGAAAATAACCTTGAATGTCCGGAATATTACAGTGAAAGATGCAATAGAAACCATAAAAAAACAGAGTGGTTATTCTTTTTTCATCGATACGAAAGAGGTACAACTGCATAAACAAATCAGCATTAATCTGACAGGTAAATCTATTTCTGAAGTGTTGGATATTATATTCAGCGATCAGCCTGTCAAATATGAGATTAAAGGAAGGCATGTCATTGTAACCGGAAAGGATATATTGGTTCCGGGAGAGAATGTGGCAAAAGACATCCGGATTTCAGGTGTTGTAAAAGATGAGCTGGGAGAACCTGTTTCCGGCGCCAATGTGTTAGTGAAAGGCCGGACGCTGGGAACTATAACCGATATGGATGGCCGCTATTCCCTGAATGTTCCGGCTAAATCGGTATTGGTGGTAACATTTATCGGTTATAAGACGAAAGAAGTGCCGGTAGGCAAACAGTCTGTGATAAATGTCACTTTATCAGAAGATGCCGAATTGCTTGATGAAGTTGTTGTGACGGCATTGGGTATCAAACGTGAGGAGAAAGCGTTGGGATATTCTGTCCAGAAAGTAGGAGGTGAACGCCTGGCTGCCGTAAAAACAGTGGATGTTGCTACTGCCTTAACTGGTAAAATTGCAGGTCTGAATGTGAAGAACAGTACGGAATTTAATACGACTCCGGATTTGTCTCTGCGTGGAGAGAACCCATTGCTGGTTATAGATGGAGTACCTTATGGTAATATGAAACTACAGGATGTAGCTTCCGATGATATTGAATCCGTAGACGTTCTGAAAGGAGCTACGGCTTCAGCTCTTTATGGAGCCCGGGGATCTTCCGGAGCTATTATGGTGACGACTAAAAGAGGTTCGGAGGATGGACTGAATATTTCGATAAACAGCAACACGATGTTCAATGCTGGTTATTTGAAGTTTCCGGAGGTACAGTCTTCCTATAGTGGCGGACAGGGCGGCAAATATAATCCGACAGACTTTGTCTGGGGGGATAAGCTCGACATAGGTCGTACGGCTCTTCAATATGATCCTTATACCTTTGAATGGCGTGAGATGCCGTTGACATCAAAAGGAAAAGACAACCTGAAGAATTTCCAGGAAACAGGATTTGTAACCAACAATAACGTGAGCGTTACACAAAAAGGGAAGTACGGCAGTTTCCGTACATCACTGACTCATGTTTACAATAAAGGTCAGTGGCCGAATGCTAAGTTGAATAAGATAACGTATACGGCTGCCGGGAATATGAATTATAAAGGATTTAACCTGGACGCCAGTATTACTTACAATAAGCGTTTTTCTCCCCAGGGAACCGGTACCGGATACGGAGGTCTTGGCTATATCTATAATCTGTTGGTGTGGACAGGACCAGAATGGGATATCCGCGATTATAAGAACTATTGGCGTGTAAAGGATCAGGAACAGAACTGGTATAATGACACCTACTATAATAATCCTTATTACATTGCAAATGAGATCATCGCTTCAAGTGATTTCGATAAAGTGAATGGTTTTGTTTCCGGTAGCTATGAAATTACTCCCTGGTTGAAAGCGACATTAAGATCCGGCCTGGATGTTTATTCCACCCGTAAGGAATGGCGTAACCCGATCGGAGCCTACGGCGCATGGGATAAAAAGGGATATTATGAACTGCAAACACCAAACGGTTATAGCATTAATACAGACTTTATGTTGATGGCTGACCACAAGTTCGGGGATTTTTCATTGGATGGCTTTGTCGGAGGTAATATCTATTTCTATCAGGATAACACACATACCAGTACAACAAAGAACGGTTTACTGGTTCCCGGGTTTTATTCTTTGAATGCTTCGGTCGATCCTCCCGGAACTTCTGCCGGCATGAAAAAGAAACAGACAAACAGTTTATTTGCCAAAGCATCCGTAGCCTGGAAGAGCACTTTATTTCTGGATGTAACCGGACGTAACGACTGGTCGTCTTCTTTACCATCCGAAACCCGTTCGTATTTTTATCCGTCGGTGGCTGGTAGTGTCGTCCTTTCCGAGTTTATCCCGATGCCGTCTTTTATCGACTTTTGGAAAGTGAGAGGTTCCTGGACTATGTCGAAAGCCGACACCGATGTGTATGCTACCAATAACACGTATTCCATCTCTACAAATACCTGGGATGATATGACCAGTGCGTCTTATCCTTCTACGATCCGGGGTAAATCTGTCAAGCCGAGTACATCCAAGTCGTATGAATTGGGTACAATGCTGACATTCTTTGGCAAACGGCTGGTTTTGGATGCCGCTTATTATAATAAATATTACTATAACCGGATTGTGAACGCAACACTTAGTGCATCTACCGGATTTAGTAATACGCAGGTAAACTCTAAAGAAGAATATGTAAGACGAGGTTTCGAGATACAATTAAGCGGTGATATTATAAAGAGTAAAGATTGGGCTTGGAGTTCTACATTTAACTGGGCACTGGACAGACAGTATTATGCTAAACTGGACCCGGATTTTTCGTCTAAGAAACCTTGGATAGAGGAGGGGGCTCGTACAGATCATGTGACTTATGCCGATTACGAATATGACAAAGACGGCAATATGATCCATGAAGCCGGTTATCCGTTGTTGAGCAAGTATTCGACTCATCATGGTTTTTCAGGTCCTGACTGGATCTGGGGATGGGTCAATACAGTTTCTTATAAAGATATTACGTTGAGTTTTACGATTGACGGTCGTGTAGGAGGTGTCGCTTATTCCTGGACAAATCAGTCTTTGTGGAATACGGGAGCCCATATCGAAAGCGACAATCATTGGCGTTATGATGAAGTTGTGAATGGGAAAAAGAATTACATCGGACAAGGGGTAAAAGTGGTTTCCGGTACGGTTCAGTATGATTCGGATGGAAACATCACGTTCGACGACCGTGTGTTTGCTCCTAATGATGTGGAAGTATCTTATGAACAATATGTCCGAGAGTATCATGCCAATGCTTATTCCGGAAGGCCTCAGAACTACTTTAAGCAGACCTTTTTCAAGTTGAGGGATCTGTCGCTTACTTATCAGATGCCAAAATCATTGTGCGAAAAGGTACGGTTGAAAGGTGCGACTATCGGTTTGGTTGGGCAGAATTTGTTGATTTGGACGAAAGAGTTTAAGTATGCTGACCCGGATGTTGGAGGTGATAATCTGAATGCACCTTCTACCCGTTTGCTCGGTTTCAATATTAAGTTGGATTTATAA
- a CDS encoding SusD/RagB family nutrient-binding outer membrane lipoprotein encodes MKKYIKLAACLLSAIIFMASCGNFDEINTNPDVPTRVSSEMLATGGIKSMLSNSTGKGFLYNCMASKYMAWGEGSESYVFNGWGRTGLGDYHTIINMQKMVELAEEKDLAAYSGLAKFVKAYKLFWSSMDLGDIPYSDALKGEESVLKPKYDTQKEVMRQVLEDLEASYDFFSNANDFKGDPFVGGSVEKWRKIVSTFQLQVLMSLSKKADDADLKVKERFARIVSSSALMASNDDNFQMVYSDKAGQLYPFNDNMYSKNPMVSSFLIDMMKEQQDYRLFYYAKPSEAQLKAGVAADNWDVFVGTDVREDFSVHKPLYIAGQFSCVNDRYNYYRPGEPVIRLGYSQLNFILAEAVVRGWIAGDASTYYKQGIKASMDFIVKYTPDENIYHQGRKMTQEVINDFLAQPSIQLTGDKEGDIEKIITQRYISSFMQYPWDAYFEYRRTGYPKLPINPATSLNTNAKDKIPVRWMYSTDEYSYNKENVEEAVARQYGGNDEVNQLMWILK; translated from the coding sequence ATGAAGAAATATATAAAATTAGCGGCTTGCCTGCTATCTGCTATAATCTTTATGGCATCCTGTGGTAATTTTGATGAGATAAACACAAATCCGGATGTACCGACCCGTGTCTCGTCTGAGATGCTGGCAACCGGAGGTATTAAAAGCATGCTTTCGAATTCTACGGGAAAAGGCTTTCTTTATAACTGCATGGCCAGTAAATATATGGCTTGGGGAGAAGGTTCTGAAAGTTATGTTTTCAATGGTTGGGGGCGTACTGGCTTGGGTGACTACCATACCATCATAAATATGCAGAAAATGGTTGAATTGGCTGAAGAGAAAGACTTGGCTGCTTATTCGGGACTGGCGAAGTTTGTCAAGGCTTATAAGCTGTTCTGGTCGTCCATGGATCTGGGAGATATTCCTTATAGCGATGCTTTAAAGGGAGAAGAAAGTGTTTTGAAACCTAAGTATGATACCCAGAAGGAGGTGATGCGCCAGGTGCTTGAGGATCTGGAAGCATCATACGACTTCTTTTCTAATGCAAACGATTTTAAAGGCGATCCTTTTGTTGGCGGAAGTGTTGAAAAGTGGCGGAAAATCGTTAGCACTTTCCAGCTTCAGGTATTGATGTCGTTATCGAAGAAAGCAGACGATGCCGATTTGAAAGTGAAGGAACGTTTTGCCCGTATTGTCAGTTCATCGGCCTTGATGGCGTCGAACGACGATAACTTCCAGATGGTCTATTCCGATAAGGCGGGACAATTATATCCATTCAACGATAACATGTACTCGAAGAATCCGATGGTCTCTTCTTTCCTTATCGACATGATGAAAGAGCAGCAGGACTATCGTCTATTCTATTATGCAAAGCCGAGTGAGGCTCAGTTGAAGGCCGGAGTGGCAGCAGACAATTGGGATGTGTTTGTGGGTACTGATGTCAGAGAGGATTTCTCTGTTCATAAACCTTTATACATTGCAGGTCAATTTTCTTGTGTAAACGATCGCTACAATTATTACCGGCCAGGTGAACCTGTGATACGTCTGGGATATTCGCAACTGAATTTTATTCTGGCGGAAGCGGTAGTGAGAGGGTGGATTGCTGGTGATGCTTCAACCTATTACAAGCAAGGAATCAAAGCGAGTATGGATTTCATCGTGAAATATACCCCGGATGAGAATATCTATCACCAGGGACGGAAAATGACTCAGGAAGTTATTAACGACTTTCTAGCCCAACCCTCCATACAGTTGACCGGAGATAAGGAAGGTGATATTGAAAAGATTATTACACAGCGTTATATTTCGAGCTTTATGCAATACCCATGGGATGCTTATTTCGAATATCGCAGAACCGGATATCCGAAGTTACCGATAAATCCGGCAACCAGCTTGAACACCAATGCAAAGGATAAAATACCGGTACGCTGGATGTATTCTACGGATGAATATTCCTATAATAAAGAGAATGTGGAAGAAGCCGTGGCACGCCAGTATGGAGGAAATGATGAAGTGAATCAATTAATGTGGATTTTAAAATAA
- a CDS encoding alkaline phosphatase produces the protein MKQYRFLLLVICAFLCVNVSYGAKWKAKHVVLIGLDGWGAYSVEKADIPNIKKLMADGSYTLKKRSVLPSSSAVNWASMFMGAGPELHGYTEWGSQKPELPSREIGHYGIFPSVWGLFRDANPDAEMGYIYEWDGMKYLAEMQAMNKDINIAPSETNPRGCTDAAVGYIKEKHPAFVGIIFEQPDGTGHGDGHDTPAYYTKMKELDGYIGEIIQAVSDAGMLDETIFIVTADHGGINKGHGGKTMREMETPFIISGKGVKKGYEFTESMMQFDVASTIAYIFNLKQPQVWIGRPMKQVFK, from the coding sequence ATGAAACAGTATCGGTTTTTATTGTTGGTGATTTGTGCTTTCCTGTGTGTCAATGTTTCTTATGGTGCAAAATGGAAAGCAAAACATGTTGTACTGATAGGACTTGACGGTTGGGGAGCCTATAGTGTGGAAAAGGCGGATATACCGAATATAAAGAAATTGATGGCCGACGGTTCTTATACGTTGAAGAAACGTAGTGTATTGCCTTCGTCGAGTGCAGTGAACTGGGCTTCCATGTTTATGGGAGCGGGACCGGAGCTTCACGGATACACGGAGTGGGGATCACAGAAGCCTGAACTTCCTTCACGTGAGATCGGCCATTACGGTATTTTTCCTTCTGTATGGGGACTGTTCCGGGATGCGAATCCCGATGCCGAGATGGGCTATATCTATGAATGGGACGGTATGAAATATCTGGCTGAAATGCAGGCGATGAATAAGGATATAAATATCGCTCCTTCCGAAACGAATCCACGTGGCTGTACGGATGCGGCTGTCGGTTATATCAAAGAAAAACACCCGGCTTTTGTGGGGATCATCTTTGAGCAGCCTGACGGAACAGGTCATGGGGACGGACATGATACACCGGCTTATTACACTAAAATGAAAGAACTGGACGGATATATCGGTGAGATTATACAAGCTGTAAGTGATGCCGGTATGCTGGATGAAACAATCTTTATCGTAACAGCCGATCATGGCGGTATCAATAAGGGACATGGCGGAAAGACCATGCGGGAAATGGAAACGCCTTTCATTATTTCCGGCAAGGGAGTGAAGAAAGGATATGAGTTCACGGAAAGCATGATGCAGTTTGATGTCGCTTCTACCATTGCTTATATCTTTAACCTGAAACAGCCCCAGGTCTGGATCGGCAGACCGATGAAACAGGTTTTTAAATAA